The following coding sequences are from one Gadus macrocephalus chromosome 3, ASM3116895v1 window:
- the cfap97 gene encoding cilia- and flagella-associated protein 97 isoform X2 encodes MFTPRDLDGEVDHSFFDSESEYPSKHGTKTEKETVTTVLSENKSSQPQDARQEGRVDRCRPTPGGIQVVDRGPRAELEKISRASSSSIGYTSDNAVGDGANTMRPESNAEAAPYALSSDEKQSDGEDGYYQSQDESEDEETQTRLSRKSSGANLTSPKKLVRKRTTRSASPSSTDTDTDTYTSSDSSDASSSLEPSSSTMDRSRALIPPSSSLRKGGEPGGLGSSSSRGVDRPPTPLRESEDTATDVTPLSTPGLVSPIPGFDLAARVGKVTLEEEQRIRGPTSVASSDAPQEDQGFGSNLDEPSLGLDSKLVVELLLHHQQQQQQPGRPGSRKNFSFTNDEVRRIDRENQRLLHELSRPSPRPTSSTASGRTQTSNPVHPARVYHTTLNRQRQQLRIERENLAFLKRLEGVKATPGLRRTDQLADHQRQASYLGPSRSSSSTMFSFTSSTPLLGPSFRTARPPSRVVTGGAGHRRTRTPERDPHTSANSTPPTSAHAPRSKTGTPRPDWC; translated from the exons ATGTTTACCCCCAGGGACCTAGATGGTGAAGTGGATCACTCCTTCTTCGATAGTGAATCCGAGTACCCCAGTAAGCATGGGACTAAGACGGAGAAGGAGACTGTCACCACTGTCCTTTCTGAAAACAAGAGTTCTCAGCCTCAGGATGCCAGACAGGAGGGACGTGTGGACCGTTGTAGGCCCACCCCGGGTGGGATTCAAGTAGTTGACCGCGGACCCCGAGCAGAGTTGGAGAAAATAAGCCGGGCGTCAAGTTCATCTATAGGCTACACGTCAGATAACGCGGTCGGTGATGGAGCTAATACTATGAGACCAGAGAGCAACGCAGAAGCAGCCCCCTACGCACTGTCATCAGACGAGAAGCAGAGCGATGGCGAAGACGGCTACTACCAAAGCCAAGATGAGAGCGAAGATGAAGAAACGCAGACGCGACTCTCCCGCAAATCATCCGGCGCGAACCTAACCTCTCCGAAGAAGCTGGTGAGAAAGCGTACAACTCGCAGCGCATCTCCCTCTTCCACGGACACGGACACCGATACTTATACCTCGAGCGATAGTAGTGATGCGAGCTCCTCTCTGGAGCCATCCTCTTCCACCATGGACAGGTCCAGGGCATTaatacccccctcctcctccctgcgcaAGGGGGGCGAGCCTGGTGGTCTGGGCTCGTCATCGTCAAGAGGTGTCGATCGACCCCCGACTCCTTTGAGGGAGTCTGAAGACACGGCAACGGACGTGACGCCCCTGTCAACCCCTGGCCTGGTTAGCCCGATCCCCGGGTTCGACCTCGCTGCTCGGGTCGGGAAAGTGACCTTGGAGGAAGAACAGCGAATCAGGGGCCCCACTAGTGTTGCCAGCAGTGACGCACCACAGGAAGATCAAGGCTTTGGATCCAATTTGGATGAAC CCTCTCTGGGTTTAGACAGCAAACTGGTGGTGGAACTGCTCCTCcatcaccagcagcagcagcagcagcccgggAGGCCCGGCAGCAGGAAGAACTTCTCCTTCACCAACGACGAGGTGCGCCGCATCGACCGGGAGAACCAGCGCTTGCTGCATGAGCTGTCCCGCCCGTCGCCCCGGCCAACCAGCAGCACCGCGTCGGGGAGGACTCAGACCAGCAACCCCGTACATCCCGCCCGCGTCTACCACACCACCCTGAACCGCCAGCGGCAGCAGCTGCGCATCGAGAGGGAGAACCTG GCCTTCCTGAAGCGCCTGGAGGGGGTGAAGGCCACGCCGGGACTCCGGCGCACAGACCAGCTGGCAGACCACCAGAGACAGGCCTCCTACCTGGGACCCTcccgctcctccagctccaccatgttctccttcacctcctccaccccgctCCTCGGTCCCTCCTTCCGCACCGCCCGGCCCCCCAGCAGAGTGGTGACAGGTGG TGCCGGTCACAGACGTACCAGAACACCAGAGAGAGATCCCCACACCAGCGCCAACAGCACCCCGCCCACCTCCGCCCACGCACCCAGGTCCAAGACAGGCACGCCGCGCCCGGACTGGTGCTAA
- the slc25a4 gene encoding ADP/ATP translocase 1 has translation MSDAVVSFMKDFLAGGVAAAISKTAVAPIERVKLLLQVQHASKQITVDMQYKGIMDCVRRIPKEQGFVSFWRGNLANVIRYFPTQALNFAFKDKYKKVFLGGVDQKTQFWRYFAGNLASGGAAGATSLCFVYPLDFARTRLAADIGKSGAEREFTGLGNCLTKVFKSDGLKGLYLGFNVSVQGIIIYRAAYFGCFDTAKGMLPDPKNTPLVITWMIAQTVTAAAGIISYPFDTVRRRMMMQSGRKGADIMYTGTMDCWRKIIKDEGGKAFFKGAWSNVIRGMGGAFVLVLYDEIKKYT, from the exons ATGTCGGACGCAGTGGTTAGTTTCATGAAGGATTTCCTGGCTGGCGGAGTTGCAGCTGCGATCTCCAAGACGGCTGTGGCTCCAATTGAGCGAGTGAAGCTCCTGCTCCAG GTCCAGCATGCCAGCAAGCAGATCACGGTGGACATGCAGTACAAGGGCATCATGGACTGCGTGCGGCGCATCCCCAAGGAGCAGGGCTTCGTCTCCTTCTGGAGGGGCAACCTGGCCAACGTCATCCGCTACTTCCCCACCCAGGCCCTCAACTTCGCCTTCAAGGACAAGTACAAGAAGGTCTTCCTGGGCGGCGTGGACCAGAAGACGCAGTTCTGGCGCTACTTCGCCGGCAACCTGGCGTCGGGCGGCGCGGCCGGCGCCACGTCCCTGTGCTTCGTGTACCCGCTGGACTTCGCCAGGACCCGGCTCGCCGCCGACATCGGCAAGAGCGGCGCCGAGCGCGAGTTCACGGGTCTGGGGAACTGCCTCACCAAGGTGTTCAAGTCGGACGGCCTCAAGGGGCTGTACCTGGGCTTCAACGTGTCTGTGCAGGGCATCATCATCTACAGAGCGGCCTACTTCGGCTGCTTTGACACAGCTAAAG GTATGCTGCCTGACCCCAAGAACACACCCCTCGTCATCACCTGGATGATCGCCCAGACGGTCACCGCAGCCGCCGGCATCATCTCATACCCCTTCGACACTGTGCGGCGTCGCATGATGATGCAGTCCGGTCGCAAAGGAG ctGACATCATGTACACGGGAACAATGGACTGCTGGAGGAAGATCATCAAGGACGAGGGCGGCAAGGCCTTCTTCAAGGGGGCGTGGTCCAACGTGATCAGGGGCATGGGCGGGGCCTTCGTGTTGGTGCTGTACGACGAGATCAAGAAGTACACTTAA
- the cfap97 gene encoding cilia- and flagella-associated protein 97 isoform X1 produces MFTPRDLDGEVDHSFFDSESEYPSKHGTKTEKETVTTVLSENKSSQPQDARQEGRVDRCRPTPGGIQVVDRGPRAELEKISRASSSSIGYTSDNAVGDGANTMRPESNAEAAPYALSSDEKQSDGEDGYYQSQDESEDEETQTRLSRKSSGANLTSPKKLVRKRTTRSASPSSTDTDTDTYTSSDSSDASSSLEPSSSTMDRSRALIPPSSSLRKGGEPGGLGSSSSRGVDRPPTPLRESEDTATDVTPLSTPGLVSPIPGFDLAARVGKVTLEEEQRIRGPTSVASSDAPQEDQGFGSNLDEPSLGLDSKLVVELLLHHQQQQQQPGRPGSRKNFSFTNDEVRRIDRENQRLLHELSRPSPRPTSSTASGRTQTSNPVHPARVYHTTLNRQRQQLRIERENLAFLKRLEGVKATPGLRRTDQLADHQRQASYLGPSRSSSSTMFSFTSSTPLLGPSFRTARPPSRVVTAKGLCTASAGHRRTRTPERDPHTSANSTPPTSAHAPRSKTGTPRPDWC; encoded by the exons ATGTTTACCCCCAGGGACCTAGATGGTGAAGTGGATCACTCCTTCTTCGATAGTGAATCCGAGTACCCCAGTAAGCATGGGACTAAGACGGAGAAGGAGACTGTCACCACTGTCCTTTCTGAAAACAAGAGTTCTCAGCCTCAGGATGCCAGACAGGAGGGACGTGTGGACCGTTGTAGGCCCACCCCGGGTGGGATTCAAGTAGTTGACCGCGGACCCCGAGCAGAGTTGGAGAAAATAAGCCGGGCGTCAAGTTCATCTATAGGCTACACGTCAGATAACGCGGTCGGTGATGGAGCTAATACTATGAGACCAGAGAGCAACGCAGAAGCAGCCCCCTACGCACTGTCATCAGACGAGAAGCAGAGCGATGGCGAAGACGGCTACTACCAAAGCCAAGATGAGAGCGAAGATGAAGAAACGCAGACGCGACTCTCCCGCAAATCATCCGGCGCGAACCTAACCTCTCCGAAGAAGCTGGTGAGAAAGCGTACAACTCGCAGCGCATCTCCCTCTTCCACGGACACGGACACCGATACTTATACCTCGAGCGATAGTAGTGATGCGAGCTCCTCTCTGGAGCCATCCTCTTCCACCATGGACAGGTCCAGGGCATTaatacccccctcctcctccctgcgcaAGGGGGGCGAGCCTGGTGGTCTGGGCTCGTCATCGTCAAGAGGTGTCGATCGACCCCCGACTCCTTTGAGGGAGTCTGAAGACACGGCAACGGACGTGACGCCCCTGTCAACCCCTGGCCTGGTTAGCCCGATCCCCGGGTTCGACCTCGCTGCTCGGGTCGGGAAAGTGACCTTGGAGGAAGAACAGCGAATCAGGGGCCCCACTAGTGTTGCCAGCAGTGACGCACCACAGGAAGATCAAGGCTTTGGATCCAATTTGGATGAAC CCTCTCTGGGTTTAGACAGCAAACTGGTGGTGGAACTGCTCCTCcatcaccagcagcagcagcagcagcccgggAGGCCCGGCAGCAGGAAGAACTTCTCCTTCACCAACGACGAGGTGCGCCGCATCGACCGGGAGAACCAGCGCTTGCTGCATGAGCTGTCCCGCCCGTCGCCCCGGCCAACCAGCAGCACCGCGTCGGGGAGGACTCAGACCAGCAACCCCGTACATCCCGCCCGCGTCTACCACACCACCCTGAACCGCCAGCGGCAGCAGCTGCGCATCGAGAGGGAGAACCTG GCCTTCCTGAAGCGCCTGGAGGGGGTGAAGGCCACGCCGGGACTCCGGCGCACAGACCAGCTGGCAGACCACCAGAGACAGGCCTCCTACCTGGGACCCTcccgctcctccagctccaccatgttctccttcacctcctccaccccgctCCTCGGTCCCTCCTTCCGCACCGCCCGGCCCCCCAGCAGAGTGGTGACAG CGAAGGGTCTCTGCACCGCCAGTGCCGGTCACAGACGTACCAGAACACCAGAGAGAGATCCCCACACCAGCGCCAACAGCACCCCGCCCACCTCCGCCCACGCACCCAGGTCCAAGACAGGCACGCCGCGCCCGGACTGGTGCTAA